Below is a genomic region from Citrobacter tructae.
CAGCCCCTTGCCGTAGCCGCCGGGACCAGGGGGAATGAGTACCGTGTTCATGGTCGTCCCTCCGCAATCATCAGTTCTCCGTGCAGGGCCGGGAGCAATGGCACCGGGCCGGACAGATGGACCACGCCGGGATGGAAGGCATTCAGGCTGCCGTCAAATTTCATCGTCAGATGGCCGAGCTCAAACAGCGACTGCTGTGCTTCTCTGCCCACAGCCGTAATGAGGTAGCTGTATCCGGCCAGCAGCAGGGTATCGCCTGGCAGAATGAACAGATTTTCTTCCCGCATGGTCGGTTCCAGTGACAGGGAGTAGTCCAGACAGTCCTTCGGCCCGTTGCTGTCGAAGGTGATGAGCATTTTGTCGGTGAGGCCATCGGCGACAAACAGGCCGATAGCGACGATACGCGCGCAGTAGGTCATCATGGTTCGTTCCCCCGTTTGCTGAGGCGCAGGAACAGGTACTCGGTGATAATCCCGCGGATTAAACCAAT
It encodes:
- a CDS encoding PTS glucitol/sorbitol transporter subunit IIA, giving the protein MMTYCARIVAIGLFVADGLTDKMLITFDSNGPKDCLDYSLSLEPTMREENLFILPGDTLLLAGYSYLITAVGREAQQSLFELGHLTMKFDGSLNAFHPGVVHLSGPVPLLPALHGELMIAEGRP